A DNA window from Kitasatospora atroaurantiaca contains the following coding sequences:
- a CDS encoding nucleotide sugar dehydrogenase, translating into MRVVIAGQGYVGLPLAVRAAEVGHQVVGYDVDERRIKRLAVGESYVEDIPAERLRPLLDGGAYLPSADPADVAGFDVAVITVPTPLRDGVPDLSYIEASARLLGRHLRPGATVVLESTTYPGTTEELLAPLLEEGSGLRAGTDFHLGYSPERIDPGNPTWRLENTPKVVSGITPAALSAVEGFYGQLVERTVPVSSCKEAELTKLLENTFRHVNIALVNELAMFAHDLGIDVWEAIDAASTKPFGYLRFTPGPGVGGHCLPIDPSYLSWRVERALGQSFRFVELANDVNSHMPDYVVRRLVEALNDRQRSVKGSRVLLLGLAYKKNTGDARETPAARVAELLTRMGAEVRAADPHVVVGVHVPEPVIPGQRTPEQDAHGDPFAAVRRVEATPEELAAADAVVLLADHDEFDYEAVVAHARYVLDCRRRLAGAAVEVL; encoded by the coding sequence ATGCGCGTCGTCATCGCAGGTCAGGGGTATGTCGGGCTGCCACTGGCCGTCCGGGCCGCCGAGGTGGGGCACCAGGTGGTCGGCTACGACGTGGACGAGCGGCGGATCAAGCGGCTGGCCGTCGGCGAGTCGTACGTCGAGGACATCCCGGCCGAGCGGCTGCGCCCGCTGCTGGACGGCGGCGCCTACCTTCCGTCCGCCGACCCGGCCGACGTGGCGGGCTTCGACGTCGCGGTGATCACCGTGCCGACCCCGCTGCGGGACGGGGTGCCCGACCTCTCGTACATCGAGGCCTCGGCGCGGCTGCTCGGCCGGCACCTGCGGCCCGGCGCCACGGTGGTGCTGGAGTCGACCACCTACCCGGGGACGACCGAGGAGCTGCTGGCGCCGCTGCTGGAGGAGGGCTCCGGGCTGAGGGCGGGTACGGACTTCCACCTCGGCTACAGCCCAGAGCGGATCGACCCGGGCAACCCGACCTGGCGGCTGGAGAACACACCCAAGGTGGTCTCGGGCATCACCCCGGCCGCCCTCTCGGCGGTCGAGGGCTTCTACGGGCAGCTGGTCGAGCGTACGGTGCCGGTCTCCTCGTGCAAGGAGGCCGAGCTGACCAAGCTGCTGGAGAACACCTTCCGGCACGTGAACATCGCCCTGGTCAACGAGCTGGCGATGTTCGCCCACGATCTCGGGATCGACGTCTGGGAGGCCATCGACGCGGCCTCCACCAAGCCCTTCGGCTATCTGCGCTTCACCCCCGGCCCCGGCGTCGGCGGGCACTGCCTGCCGATCGACCCGTCCTATCTCTCCTGGCGGGTGGAGCGGGCCCTCGGGCAGTCGTTCCGCTTCGTGGAGCTGGCGAACGACGTGAACAGCCACATGCCCGACTACGTGGTGCGCCGACTGGTGGAGGCGCTGAACGACCGTCAGCGCTCGGTCAAGGGCTCGCGGGTGCTGCTGCTCGGGCTCGCCTACAAGAAGAACACCGGCGACGCCCGGGAGACCCCGGCGGCCCGGGTCGCCGAGCTGCTCACCAGGATGGGCGCCGAGGTACGCGCCGCCGACCCGCACGTGGTGGTCGGGGTGCACGTGCCCGAGCCGGTGATCCCCGGCCAGCGCACGCCCGAGCAGGACGCCCACGGCGACCCCTTCGCAGCCGTACGGCGGGTCGAGGCCACCCCGGAGGAACTGGCGGCGGCGGACGCGGTGGTGCTGCTGGCCGACCACGACGAGTTCGACTACGAGGCCGTGGTCGCGCACGCCCGGTACGTGCTGGACTGCCGCCGGCGGCTGGCGGGCGCGGCGGTCGAGGTGCTCTGA